A region of Silurus meridionalis isolate SWU-2019-XX chromosome 13, ASM1480568v1, whole genome shotgun sequence DNA encodes the following proteins:
- the wnt2 gene encoding protein Wnt-2 — MNFLPGGICLYLYVATCWFTSTVDSSWWYMGTLGSQVICDNIPGLVSKQRQMCRQHPGVMQAISGGVSEWISECQHQFRHQRWNCNTVARDHSVFGKLLHRSSREAAFVYAISSAGMVHTLTRACSQGELDSCSCDPRKKGTSNDAKGSFDWGGCSDHVDHAIKFTQAFVDAKEKKERDARALMNLHNNRAGRRAVKHFMTLECKCHGVSGSCNIRTCWLAMGDFRQTGDYLRKKYNSATQVVMNRYGTGFTIAHRKFRKPTKNDLLYFEDSPDYCIWDHESGSVGTGGRVCNRTSRGTDSCEVMCCGRGYDTSHVSRTTKCECKFHWCCAVHCRDCHEEVDVHTCKAQS; from the exons ATGAACTTTCTGCCAGGTGGaatatgtttgtatttgtatgtggcAACCTGCTGGTTCACATCCACGGTCGATTCATCCTGGTG GTACATGGGCACACTGGGCTCGCAGGTGATATGCGACAACATCCCGGGGCTGGTGAGTAAACAGCGGCAGATGTGCAGGCAGCATCCCGGGGTCATGCAGGCGATCAGCGGCGGAGTGAGCGAGTGGATCAGCGAGTGTCAGCACCAGTTCCGCCACCAGCGCTGGAACTGCAACACTGTGGCGAGGGACCACAGTGTGTTCGGCAAACTCCTGCACCGCA GCAGTCGTGAGGCTGCCTTTGTGTACGCCATCTCCTCAGCGGGCATGGTCCACACGCTGACCAGAGCCTGCAGTCAGGGCGAGCTGGACTCTTGCTCCTGCGACCCGAGAAAAAAGGGGACATCAAATGATGCTAAGGGATCCTTTGACTGGGGTGGCTGTAGTGACCATGTAGACCACGCCATTAAGTTCACCCAGGCATTTGTTGATGCCAAGGAGAAAAAGGAGCGGGATGCACGAGCACTAATGAACCTGCACAACAATCGTGCAGGACGGAGG GCAGTGAAACATTTCATGACTCTGGAATGTAAATGCCACGGTGTAAGTGGGTCCTGTAACATTCGGACATGTTGGCTGGCCATGGGCGACTTCAGACAGACAGGCGACTACCTGCGTAAGAAGTATAACAGCGCCACACAGGTGGTGATGAATCGCTATGGGACAGGCTTCACCATTGCCCACAGGAAGTTCAGGAAGCCCACAAAAAATGATCTGCTCTATTTTGAGGACTCACCTGACTACTGCATATGGGACCATGAATCTG GGTCAGTGGGCACAGGCGGCCGTGTGTGCAACCGGACTTCACGTGGAACCGACAGCTGTGAGGTCATGTGTTGTGGGCGTGGCTATGACACTTCCCACGTAAGTCGAACCACCAAGTGCGAGTGCAAGTTCCACTGGTGCTGCGCTGTGCACTGCAGAGACTGCCACGAAGAGGTGGATGTCCACACATGCAAAGCCCAATCATGA